Proteins encoded together in one Impatiens glandulifera chromosome 1, dImpGla2.1, whole genome shotgun sequence window:
- the LOC124936387 gene encoding protein PHYTOCHROME-DEPENDENT LATE-FLOWERING-like codes for MGITFKISRIGSIFRHSAQIENADEENVAGSEKDSSRVVGNNDSTSTSAGKPEVNAICKTGNVTEMPEGEVSFVLNLFPDSYSVTKPSVNESGNQDSQKLLRPYDKTVEILTMAIERGQLPPDILGDFPLKYVNGAIVCEVRDYRKCTPEVGTTMPPSNHPIIHKVCLRMSLANVVKDMPMISDDNWTYGDMMEAESRIMKALQPKLCLDPTPQLGRLCSNPVTTKLDLDVGSLRRKRLKMIQDAINAKKGYIDRVPESSTSISRLGESGLTSMIPQHAHANISTQNVNPTTNMMTSGIKNGATDPSTPFIPLTIQQSQPHHMSMANQRLMMQENNVSQEAMYSYASNIANANGKREYQDASNASLNNLPKRMRVTVANAENQIGQHMDNFQGSDINWKNATRGMQKYPQQIYADQQPGGMRLVAKEEPVEMERLQEATQSRNEIMQQRLPPQQAYMRSNFPQTAWNNNLGQTHEMSTRKDEQSQKRKPAQSPRVGGFPQSPLSSKSGEFSSGGSMGHQFGPAVTSSLGVSQKDNKSAVNSKPATSSDSLQRHPHIVAKRRPNSQHKNSAISGVGSPASVGNMSIVPLSASSPPVGTPQLIDPQLMNRLSKIEMLSARYKLIRKPNNKVVENYHVRNPGKFPSETVSAFLSNDVNCEITRDLTCPMPLSKSLIGGNMNVNKIRVLNFVQTDHSTLQGDGFSSGVPRPRIRMIMSEKSNDGMIAMHFGDIDDSEYLAAEEYLPTLPNAHFADLLATQLCKLMIQDGYHVEDHLQVKPLNRTNHPASNINQVNTTLGTPSGFVEIQPHHHHHHPDSVSSQQLTSEAPPKPSNSGHSSLLLPNTTTTTRMLPPPGNVASLQQMSQGLLQSGQLPPLRPQQQQQQQQSDNTPQPSLPQQQPSMTQHPSIPQRSSLSQMNPNSQLGNNHNMSYKPSSIQLQIMQQQQQTQRNLIMGLGPAAVNMGNIMGQRMVGPTTAMSSQMGQQISGMGQQNSMSGIGQTTTNLNNALRSGQITPTQAQIMAKLRMAQNRASMLGAGGPQAAAAAAAAIGGGMSSVGARQMHHHHPGTTTALQMLGQTTPNRGNLMNPTTQNRSSPMVGPMGPPKMMPGMNMYMTPQQQQLHQQQQLQFQQLHQQQLQQQQFQQKQQQQESLTTSSPLQAIVTASSTQQVGGSPSTIMSSMQQMNQVTQQMNQRIPMSPQISSGGAIMHTLSTGNVESPPLNSNSNNNNNSSVELQGAATNRSNSTNNNNNNG; via the exons ATGGGGATCACGTTCAAGATCTCGAGGATAGGCTCTATATTTCGTCACTCAGCGCAGATAGAGAACGCCGATGAAGAAAACGTCGCTGGAAGTGAAAAGGACAGTAGTCGGGTTGTTGGTAACAATGATTCTACTTCTACATCTGCAGGGAAACCTGAG GTTAATGCCATTTGCAAAACTGGGAATGTTACTGAAATGCCTG AAGGCGAAGTTTCCTTTGTGCTGAACCTGTTTCCAGATAGCTATTCTGTTACAAAACCTTCAGTG AATGAGTCAGGAAATCAAGACAGCCAAAAGTTGTTACGTCCATATGACAAGACAGTTGAAATTCTCACTATG GCGATTGAACGTGGCCAACTTCCTCCAGATATTCTTGGTGATTTTCCTTTGAAGTATGTAAACGGGGCAATTGTTTGTGAG GTGCGAGATTACAGAAAGTGCACTCCTGAAGTTGGGACTACAATGCCTCCTTCTAATCATCCTATTATTCACAAAGTGTGTCTTAGGATGTCTTTAGCAAATGTTGTGAAGGATATGCCTATGATATCCGACGATAATTGGACTTATGGTGATATGATG GAAGCGGAGTCCAGAATTATGAAAGCTTTGCAACCAAAACTTTGTCTCGATCCAACACCTCAGTTAGGCCGGCTTTGTTCTAACCCAGTCACTACCAAG CTTGATCTGGACGTAGGCAGCCTTCGTAGGAAGAGACTGAAGATGATTCAAGATGCCATTAATGCGAAAAAAGGCTATATAGATAGAGTGCCGGAAAGTTCAACCTCAATCTCCAGGTTGGGAGAATCTGGACTCACAAGTATGATCCCACAACATGCACATGCAAATATTTCAACTCAGAATGTTAATCCAACTACCAATATGATGACATCGGGAATCAAGAATGGTGCAACCGATCCTTCTACCCCGTTTATACCTTTAACAATTCAACAATCACAGCCACATCATATGAGCATGGCAAACCAAAGGCTGATGATGCAGGAAAATAATGTGAGTCAGGAAGCGATGTACTCATACGCTAGTAATATTGCTAATGCTAATGGAAAAAGAGAATATCAGGATGCGTCAAACGCTTCTTTAAACAACTTACCTAAGCGGATGAGGGTTACAGTTGCAAATGCTGAGAATCAAATTGGACAACACATGGACAACTTCCAAGGTTCAGATATTAATTGGAAGAATGCAACAAGAGGGATGCAAAAATATCCCCAACAGATATATGCAGATCAACAGCCGGGGGGAATGAGGTTGGTTGCTAAGGAAGAACCGGTTGAAATGGAGAGATTACAAGAAGCAACCCAGAGTAGAAATGAAATAATGCAGCAGAGGTTACCGCCCCAGCAAGCGTATATGAGATCTAATTTCCCACAAACTGCGTGGAATAATAATCTTGGACAGACTCACGAGATGAGCACTAGGAAAGATGAGCAGTCTCAGAAAAGAAAACCAGCTCAAAGTCCAAGAGTTGGTGGTTTTCCGCAATCTCCATTGTCGTCTAAATCTGGAGAATTCTCAAGTGGTGGTTCTATGGGACACCAATTTGGACCAGCTGTAACCTCTTCTCTTGGTGTATCCCAGAAGGATAATAAATCTGCAGTCAATTCGAAACCTGCCACATCTAGTGATTCGTTGCAGAGGCATCCACATATTGTTGCCAAACGAAGACCAAACTCCCAACATAAGAACTCCGCAATTAGTGGAGTTGGATCTCCAGCAAGTGTGGGTAATATGAGTATTGTTCCCCTCAGTGCTAGCAGTCCTCCAGTCGGAACACCTCAATTGATTGATCCACAACTGATGAATAGGCTCTCAAAGATTGAGATGTTGTCTGCAAG GTATAAGTTAATTCGTAAACCCAACAACAAAGTGGTGGAAAACTACCATGTGAGGAATCCTGGCAAATTTCCTTCAGAGACTGTGTCAGCTTTTCTCTCTAATGATGTGAATTGCGAGATTACTAGAGATTTAACGTGCCCAATGCCTCTATCAAAGTCTCTTATTGGAGGTAACATGAATGTCAACAAGATAAGGGTCCTGAATTTTGTACAGACAGATCATAGTACACTTCAAG GAGATGGGTTTTCTTCTGGTGTCCCAAGACCACGGATTAGAATGATAATGTCGGAGAAATCAAATGATGGCATGATAGCTATGCATTTTGGTGATATAGATGATAGTGAATATTTAGCCGCAGAAGAATATCTTCCTACATTGCCAAATGCT CATTTTGCGGACTTGCTTGCAACACAATTATGCAAACTG ATGATACAAGATGGGTATCATGTGGAAGATCACTTGCAAGTAAAACCACTAAACCGGACTAACCATCCTGCATCGAACATCAATCAAGTTAACACCACCCTGGGGACTCCTAGTGGGTTTGTTGAGATTCAGCCAcatcatcaccatcatcatcCTGATTCTGTTTCGAGTCAACAACTCACGAGTGAAGCTCCTCCAAAGCCATCTAACAGTGGACATTCCTCTCTTCTTCTACCCAATACTACTACAACAACAAGAATGTTGCCTCCTCCCGGTAATGTTGCCTCCTTGCAGCAGATGTCTCAAGGGCTCCTTCAAAGTGGTCAACTGCCGCCATTAAGGCCTCAGCAGCAGCAACAACAGCAACAATCAGACAATACTCCTCAACCGTCCCTTCCACAACAACAACCGTCAATGACTCAGCATCCTTCGATTCCACAGAGATCATCACTGTCTCAAATGAACCCAAATTCACAGTTGGGTAATAATCATAATATGTCTTATAAACCTTCATCTATCCAACTTCAGATTATGCAACAACAGCAACAAACACAAAGGAACTTGATAATGGGGTTGGGACCCGCGGCTGTGAACATGGGAAATATCATGGGGCAAAGGATGGTGGGACCTACTACTGCCATGTCGTCTCAAATGGGACAACAGATTTCGGGTATGGGTCAGCAGAATTCAATGAGTGGTATTGGACAGACGACCACCAATCTTAACAATGCGCTTAGATCAGGGCAGATTACACCAACACAGGCGCAAATAATGGCCAAGCTAAGGATGGCTCAAAACCGAGCTAGCATGTTAGGTGCCGGAGGCCCTCAGGCGGCAGCGGCAGCAGCAGCAGCCATAGGTGGTGGGATGTCGTCTGTTGGTGCTAGACAgatgcatcatcatcatcctggGACTACAACTGCTCTTCAAATGCTAGGTCAAACGACTCCCAATCGAGGAAATTTGATGAACCCTACTACTCAAAACCGATCTTCGCCTATGGTAGGACCCATGGGTCCACCGAAGATGATGCCTGGCATGAACATGTATATGACTCCGCAACAGCAGCAGTTACACCAACAGCAACAGTTGCAATTCCAGCAACTGCACCAACAACAGTTGCAACAACAACAATTCCAGCAGAAGCAACAACAACAAGAATCATTGACCACTTCTTCTCCTCTACAAGCTATTGTAACCGCTTCCTCCACACAGCAGGTGGGTGGTTCTCCTTCAACAATAATGAGTAGTATGCAACAGATGAACCAAGTGACCCAGCAGATGAACCAGAGAATTCCAATGAGTCCACAGATTAGCTCTGGAGGAGCTATTATGCACACATTAAGCACAGGAAATGTCGAAAGCCCTCCATTgaatagtaatagtaataataataataattcatcagTTGAATTACAAGGTGCTGCTACTAACAGGAGCAACTctacaaacaacaacaacaacaacggATGA